In the Hyphomonadaceae bacterium BL14 genome, one interval contains:
- a CDS encoding EAL domain-containing protein: MSEAAFRSAALAAGALALEWDAVTQTLTLSGDASAMGLAGVAGAGCLAALGERLAPGDRAALGALGAARELDVRLRLVGEDRRLRLVRLIGKSEAGVWRGLILPAGVTPEDGLERLDLEADLCAALDTGAITAHHQPIVSLAGRHLAGFEALARWVRPDASVMRADDFVPLALELGLAGQIGTAVRAAAAADAAAWRALVPDANALFVAANATAGEICDAGFADALIATVEAAGLPARAFKLEITETEIMRDPDAAERAMQALKSAGFSLALDDFGTGYSSLARLDRFPFDTVKVDRYFVRAAGADASARAIISSVVRIAHSYGMGVVAEGVETEADAVLCAELGCDLAQGFRFARALSGDAAGEAVVSGVAGRFLAPVA, from the coding sequence ATGAGCGAGGCAGCGTTCAGGTCAGCGGCTCTCGCTGCCGGCGCGCTGGCGCTGGAATGGGACGCGGTTACGCAAACGCTCACCCTGTCAGGCGACGCGAGCGCCATGGGCCTGGCCGGCGTGGCCGGGGCCGGTTGCCTGGCGGCGCTGGGCGAGCGCCTGGCACCGGGTGACCGGGCTGCGCTTGGAGCGCTCGGCGCGGCCCGCGAGCTGGACGTGCGCCTGCGCCTGGTGGGTGAGGACCGGCGCCTGCGGCTGGTGCGCCTGATCGGAAAAAGCGAAGCGGGGGTCTGGCGCGGCCTGATCCTGCCAGCCGGTGTGACGCCGGAGGACGGGCTTGAGCGCCTCGACCTGGAGGCCGATTTGTGCGCGGCGCTGGACACCGGCGCGATCACTGCCCATCACCAACCCATTGTATCTCTGGCCGGCCGGCACCTGGCCGGGTTCGAGGCGCTGGCGCGCTGGGTGCGCCCTGATGCCAGCGTCATGCGCGCCGATGATTTTGTGCCGCTGGCGCTGGAGCTTGGCCTCGCCGGTCAGATCGGGACGGCTGTGCGCGCAGCGGCGGCGGCCGATGCCGCCGCCTGGCGCGCGCTGGTACCGGACGCCAACGCTTTGTTCGTCGCCGCCAACGCTACGGCGGGCGAGATTTGCGATGCCGGTTTTGCCGATGCGCTGATCGCGACCGTGGAGGCGGCGGGCCTGCCTGCCCGCGCCTTCAAGCTGGAGATTACCGAAACGGAAATCATGCGCGATCCCGATGCCGCCGAACGGGCCATGCAGGCGCTTAAATCGGCCGGGTTCTCGCTCGCGCTGGATGATTTCGGGACCGGATATTCCTCGCTGGCCCGGCTCGACCGCTTTCCCTTCGACACGGTCAAGGTCGACCGCTACTTCGTGCGCGCAGCAGGCGCGGATGCGTCGGCGCGCGCCATCATCTCATCGGTGGTGCGCATCGCCCACAGCTATGGCATGGGCGTCGTGGCCGAGGGCGTGGAAACCGAAGCGGACGCGGTTTTGTGCGCCGAGCTAGGCTGTGATCTGGCCCAGGGCTTCCGCTTTGCGCGCGCCCTGTCCGGCGACGCGGCGGGGGAAGCGGTGGTGAGCGGCGTGGCGGGGCGGTTCCTCGCGCCCGTTGCCTGA
- the rnhA gene encoding ribonuclease HI has translation MSQTVVIHTDGACSGNPGPGGWGALLEYAGRERELSGGEADTTNNRMELMAAIVALETLKRPCRVRLVTDSTYVRDGVMRWMNAWKSNGWKTSAKKPVKNEDLWKRLDAATARHEIVWEWVKGHAGHPENERADALARAAIKTLNGPVDAAET, from the coding sequence TTGAGCCAGACCGTCGTCATCCACACCGACGGCGCCTGTTCAGGCAATCCGGGCCCCGGCGGCTGGGGTGCGCTGCTGGAGTATGCCGGCAGGGAGCGTGAGCTGTCCGGCGGGGAGGCAGACACCACCAATAACCGCATGGAGCTGATGGCCGCGATCGTGGCGCTGGAAACGCTAAAGCGCCCCTGCCGGGTGCGGCTGGTGACCGATTCCACCTATGTGCGCGACGGTGTGATGCGCTGGATGAACGCCTGGAAGTCCAATGGCTGGAAGACCTCAGCGAAGAAGCCGGTGAAGAACGAGGACCTCTGGAAGCGGCTCGATGCAGCCACGGCCCGCCACGAGATCGTCTGGGAATGGGTCAAGGGCCATGCCGGCCATCCCGAGAACGAGCGCGCCGACGCCCTGGCGCGCGCCGCAATCAAAACTCTGAACGGTCCGGTGGACGCCGCTGAAACCTGA
- the ispH gene encoding 4-hydroxy-3-methylbut-2-enyl diphosphate reductase, whose amino-acid sequence MTAKPALTVLLAAPRGFCAGVDRAIQIVEKALERYGAPVYVRHEIVHNKHVVNRLKTMGAVFVKELDDCPDDRPVVFSAHGVPKRVPHEAARRNLLYVDATCPLVSKVHVEAERHHKAGKEILLIGHAGHPEVVGTLGQLPDGAIHLIETVADAQAFTPRDPGNLAFVTQTTLSVDDTAEIVSALQARFPAMAAPHKEDICYATTNRQAAVKAIGADADLVLVVGAANSSNSVRLVEVALKAGARAAHLVPSADEIDWAWLDGVTTLGVSAGASAPEDLVEDLIAAVAGRYAITIREVTVAREDVVFKLPREVA is encoded by the coding sequence ATGACCGCCAAACCTGCCCTGACCGTTCTGCTCGCCGCCCCGCGCGGCTTCTGCGCCGGCGTGGACCGGGCGATCCAGATCGTCGAGAAGGCGCTGGAGCGCTATGGCGCGCCGGTTTATGTGCGCCATGAGATCGTGCACAACAAGCATGTGGTCAACCGGCTCAAGACCATGGGCGCGGTGTTCGTCAAGGAGCTTGACGACTGCCCCGATGACCGCCCCGTCGTGTTTTCCGCCCATGGCGTGCCCAAGCGCGTGCCCCACGAGGCTGCCCGGCGCAATCTGCTCTATGTCGACGCGACCTGCCCGCTGGTCTCCAAAGTCCATGTCGAGGCGGAGCGCCATCACAAGGCAGGCAAGGAAATTCTGCTGATCGGCCATGCCGGCCACCCCGAAGTGGTCGGGACGCTGGGCCAGCTGCCCGATGGCGCCATTCACCTGATCGAGACCGTAGCGGATGCACAAGCCTTCACCCCGCGCGATCCGGGCAATCTTGCCTTCGTGACCCAGACCACGCTGTCGGTGGATGACACCGCCGAGATTGTCAGCGCCCTGCAGGCGCGCTTTCCCGCCATGGCTGCGCCGCACAAGGAAGACATCTGCTACGCCACCACCAACCGCCAGGCGGCGGTCAAGGCGATCGGCGCGGATGCAGACCTGGTGCTGGTGGTGGGCGCGGCCAACTCATCCAACTCGGTGCGCCTCGTCGAAGTGGCGCTCAAAGCCGGGGCCCGCGCCGCGCATCTGGTCCCCAGCGCTGACGAGATTGACTGGGCGTGGCTGGACGGAGTCACCACGCTGGGCGTCTCCGCAGGTGCCAGCGCGCCCGAGGACCTGGTTGAGGATTTGATCGCGGCGGTGGCCGGGCGCTACGCAATCACCATTCGCGAAGTGACCGTGGCGCGCGAGGATGTGGTGTTCAAACTACCCCGGGAAGTGGCTTGA
- the argS gene encoding arginine--tRNA ligase gives MTSLVEDLTGAVSAAFELAGLPPELGGVIESDRPDLAPYQCNGALAAAKAAKANPRALAASIAEHLKALRPDLSVEIAGPGFLNLIPPASLYANRAQALSADPRTGARLAPDPLRVVIDFGGPNVAKPMHVGHLRSSVIGDSLQRLMRFLGHSVTSDIHLGDWGLQMGQLITELEDEQPDLPYFDAGFSGPYPEAAPVTIDDLARLYPQASAKGKVDPARQERSRHATAELQAGRPGYRALLRHFISVSIAALKVDFNDLGVHFDLWKGESDVNDRIAGMVADLRKRAIAEESDGALVIRVAREDDKKDLAPLILVSSQGSALYATTDLATILERRRELDPDLMLYVVDLGQSDHFEQVFRAAVLAGLAEDGGLEHVKFGTVNGPDGKRLRTRDGGTFRLADLIGQARERARARLTEAGLGTELPAEAFEDVARKVANAAIKFSDLQNVRTTNYVFDLDRFVSFEGKTGPYLLYQAVRIGSLLRKAAGEGLKDGPVQISHDAEAALVRRLDGFDAAVQRAESGRAPHILCEHAFNLAQAFSAFYTQCPILPEKDEAVRAARLTLARTTLTQLRTVLDLIGLDVPERM, from the coding sequence ATGACGTCCCTTGTTGAAGACCTGACCGGCGCGGTCTCGGCCGCGTTCGAGTTGGCGGGCCTGCCGCCCGAGTTGGGCGGTGTGATCGAAAGCGACCGCCCCGATCTTGCGCCGTATCAGTGCAATGGCGCGCTGGCGGCCGCCAAAGCGGCCAAGGCCAATCCGCGCGCACTGGCAGCTTCCATCGCCGAGCACCTCAAGGCTTTGCGGCCTGACCTGAGCGTTGAAATCGCCGGGCCGGGCTTCCTCAATCTGATCCCGCCTGCATCGCTTTACGCCAATCGGGCGCAAGCGCTGTCCGCTGATCCCCGCACCGGCGCGCGCCTGGCACCCGATCCGCTGCGGGTCGTCATCGACTTTGGCGGCCCCAACGTCGCCAAGCCCATGCATGTGGGCCATCTGCGCTCCAGCGTGATCGGCGACAGCCTGCAGCGCCTCATGCGCTTTCTTGGACACAGTGTGACCAGCGATATCCATCTGGGCGATTGGGGCCTGCAGATGGGCCAGCTGATCACCGAGCTGGAAGACGAGCAGCCAGATCTTCCTTACTTTGACGCCGGATTTTCAGGACCTTATCCGGAGGCCGCGCCGGTCACCATTGATGATCTGGCCCGGCTCTATCCGCAGGCCAGCGCCAAGGGCAAGGTCGACCCGGCGCGCCAGGAGCGCTCGCGTCACGCGACGGCAGAGCTGCAGGCCGGCCGGCCGGGCTACCGCGCGCTGTTGCGCCATTTCATCTCGGTGTCGATTGCGGCACTGAAAGTGGATTTCAATGATCTCGGCGTGCATTTCGACCTTTGGAAGGGCGAGAGCGACGTCAATGACCGGATTGCCGGTATGGTCGCCGATCTTCGAAAGCGCGCGATTGCTGAAGAGAGCGATGGCGCACTGGTGATCCGGGTGGCGCGTGAGGATGACAAGAAGGATCTGGCGCCCCTCATTCTGGTCAGCTCGCAAGGCTCGGCGCTCTACGCCACCACCGATCTGGCCACCATTCTGGAGCGCCGCCGCGAGCTGGATCCCGACCTGATGCTTTACGTGGTCGACCTGGGCCAGTCGGACCATTTCGAACAGGTGTTCCGCGCCGCTGTTCTGGCGGGCCTGGCTGAAGACGGCGGGCTGGAGCATGTGAAGTTCGGGACGGTCAATGGCCCGGACGGCAAGCGCCTGCGTACCCGCGATGGCGGCACGTTCCGCCTGGCTGACCTGATCGGTCAGGCCCGCGAGCGCGCCCGCGCCCGTCTGACCGAGGCGGGGCTGGGAACCGAACTGCCGGCCGAGGCTTTCGAGGATGTGGCGCGCAAGGTCGCCAATGCGGCGATCAAATTCTCCGACCTGCAGAACGTGCGCACCACCAATTACGTCTTTGATCTGGACCGGTTCGTCAGCTTTGAGGGCAAGACCGGTCCGTACTTGCTGTATCAGGCCGTGCGCATTGGCTCGCTCTTGCGCAAGGCCGCAGGCGAGGGTCTGAAAGATGGCCCGGTGCAGATCAGCCATGACGCCGAGGCCGCGCTGGTGCGCCGGCTGGACGGATTCGATGCGGCGGTGCAACGGGCCGAAAGCGGGCGTGCGCCGCACATATTGTGCGAGCACGCCTTCAACCTCGCCCAGGCGTTTTCCGCCTTCTACACCCAGTGCCCGATCCTGCCGGAGAAGGACGAAGCGGTTCGCGCCGCCCGCCTGACCCTGGCGCGTACCACACTGACCCAGTTGCGCACCGTGCTGGACCTGATCGGCCTGGATGTGCCGGAGCGGATGTAG
- the gcvT gene encoding glycine cleavage system aminomethyltransferase GcvT codes for MADDASLHKTPLYDLHVELGARMVPFAGYAMPVQYDGVMAEHNHTRAAAGLFDVSHMGQARVSGDEAAFEALITADLGALGVGEQKYTLLLNDQGGIMDDLMISRPDDGDLFMVVNAACKDSDFAHMRSRFGSRAGLHELNDRALLALQGPQAGAVMADLCPDAAKLVFMQASAVTLDGMDLLVSRSGYTGEDGFEISVAAHQADALARRLLSDERVKPIGLGARDSLRLEAGLCLYGHDMDETITPVEASLVWALAKSRRERGDFPGSARILAQLEAGAEKKRVGILPGDRAPAREGTQIVVGGETVGVITSGGFGPTVGGPVAMGYVRTDLAKPGQPVELMVRGKSRPAEIAKTPFAPHRFYRG; via the coding sequence ATGGCCGACGACGCAAGCCTTCACAAGACCCCGCTTTACGACCTCCATGTTGAGCTCGGCGCGCGCATGGTGCCGTTCGCGGGCTATGCCATGCCGGTTCAGTATGACGGCGTCATGGCCGAACACAACCATACCCGCGCCGCCGCGGGGCTGTTTGACGTGTCCCATATGGGTCAGGCGCGCGTGTCGGGTGACGAAGCCGCCTTCGAGGCGCTGATCACCGCCGATCTCGGCGCGCTGGGCGTGGGCGAGCAGAAATACACCCTCCTGCTCAATGACCAGGGCGGGATCATGGACGATCTGATGATCTCGCGGCCGGACGACGGCGATCTGTTCATGGTGGTCAACGCTGCGTGCAAGGACAGCGACTTCGCCCACATGCGTTCGCGCTTCGGCTCGCGCGCCGGGCTTCACGAACTGAACGACCGCGCATTGCTGGCTCTGCAGGGGCCGCAGGCGGGCGCGGTGATGGCCGATCTGTGCCCGGATGCGGCCAAGCTGGTGTTCATGCAGGCGAGTGCGGTCACGCTGGACGGTATGGACTTGCTGGTGTCGCGCTCGGGTTATACCGGCGAGGACGGGTTCGAGATTTCGGTGGCCGCCCATCAGGCCGACGCGCTGGCACGCCGTCTCCTGAGCGATGAGCGGGTCAAGCCCATTGGCCTGGGCGCGCGTGATTCGCTGCGGCTGGAGGCCGGCCTGTGCCTCTATGGCCATGACATGGACGAGACGATCACGCCGGTGGAGGCGAGCCTAGTCTGGGCGCTCGCCAAGTCGCGCCGCGAGCGGGGTGATTTCCCCGGCTCCGCGCGCATCCTGGCCCAGCTGGAGGCTGGCGCAGAGAAGAAGCGTGTCGGCATTCTGCCCGGCGACCGCGCCCCGGCCCGCGAGGGTACGCAGATTGTCGTGGGCGGTGAAACCGTTGGGGTGATCACCTCGGGCGGGTTCGGCCCGACCGTGGGCGGGCCTGTCGCCATGGGCTATGTCCGCACGGATCTGGCCAAACCCGGCCAGCCCGTCGAGCTGATGGTGCGCGGCAAATCGCGCCCGGCCGAAATCGCCAAAACCCCATTTGCGCCGCACCGCTTCTATCGCGGCTGA
- the gcvH gene encoding glycine cleavage system protein GcvH: protein MTTRYTKDHEWIRIDGDFAVVGITAYAAEQLGDVVFVELPEIGKTLSQGDEMAVVESVKAASEVYAPASGEVVAVNDALEGTPAMVNEAPDGEGWFVKLKLSDPAQLEAMMDDAAYKAHTS, encoded by the coding sequence ATGACCACCCGTTACACCAAGGACCATGAATGGATACGCATCGATGGCGATTTCGCTGTTGTGGGGATCACCGCCTACGCCGCCGAGCAGCTGGGCGATGTGGTGTTCGTCGAGCTGCCCGAAATCGGCAAAACCCTGTCCCAGGGCGATGAAATGGCCGTGGTCGAGAGCGTCAAGGCGGCCTCGGAGGTTTACGCCCCGGCCTCGGGCGAAGTGGTCGCGGTCAATGACGCGCTGGAAGGCACGCCGGCCATGGTCAACGAGGCACCGGACGGGGAGGGCTGGTTCGTCAAGCTCAAGCTGTCCGACCCTGCCCAGCTTGAGGCCATGATGGATGACGCTGCCTACAAGGCGCACACGAGTTAG
- a CDS encoding FMN-binding negative transcriptional regulator, with protein sequence MSWPPHAFAVTDRAEAASVIAAWPFATIVVNGPDGLVAARTPVALEHAADGGLEALVGHVSRANPIWCAIGEGAPAMALFSGPHAYVSASAYPSKAVHRRAVPTWNYVAAEAHGDAVVFEDEAQLHALVEALTQRFESGRAQPWSVADAPADYVSALMKGIVGLRLTVREVHATKKLSQNKAGADFDGVKAFLNAEPEPGARQTAALMSELERG encoded by the coding sequence ATGAGCTGGCCGCCGCACGCCTTTGCTGTCACCGACCGGGCCGAAGCGGCGTCTGTGATCGCGGCCTGGCCCTTCGCTACGATCGTGGTGAATGGCCCGGACGGCCTGGTGGCGGCGCGCACGCCAGTGGCGCTGGAGCACGCCGCAGATGGCGGGCTGGAGGCGCTGGTGGGCCATGTATCGCGGGCCAACCCGATCTGGTGCGCTATAGGCGAGGGCGCTCCGGCGATGGCATTGTTTTCCGGGCCGCACGCCTATGTCAGTGCCTCGGCCTACCCGTCCAAGGCGGTGCATCGACGCGCGGTGCCAACCTGGAATTACGTTGCCGCCGAAGCCCATGGCGATGCGGTTGTGTTCGAGGACGAGGCGCAGCTGCACGCGCTGGTCGAGGCGCTGACGCAGCGCTTTGAATCGGGCCGCGCGCAGCCCTGGTCTGTCGCCGACGCGCCGGCGGACTATGTGTCGGCGCTCATGAAAGGAATTGTGGGCCTGCGCCTGACAGTGCGCGAGGTCCATGCGACGAAAAAGCTCAGCCAGAACAAGGCGGGCGCAGACTTTGACGGGGTGAAGGCGTTTCTGAACGCCGAACCTGAACCGGGCGCCCGCCAGACGGCGGCGCTGATGAGCGAACTGGAGCGAGGCTGA
- the gcvPA gene encoding aminomethyl-transferring glycine dehydrogenase subunit GcvPA: MRYLPLTPEDRKDMLETIGAPSVDALFADVPEAARLKGPVDLPRRATELEVERAFTAMAGRNLSASTAPFFVGAGAYKHHVPATVDHLIQRSEFLTSYTPYQPEISQGTLQTLFEFQTQVALLTGTDVANASMYDGSTACAEAVLMACRITKRQRAVLSGNLHPHYAEATRTLAKYMDIEIEAAAPVPGGLDAVSDALTDDVACVVVQNPDVFGQVHDLRPLAEAAHAKGALLIAVFTEVVSLGLIESPGAMGADIVVGEGQSLGVGLQFGGPYVGLFACRDDRNFIRNLPGRLAGETVDADGRRGFVLTLSTREQHIRRDKATSNICTNSGLMALAFTIHMTLLGETGLRTLARLNHERACEMADRLAALPGVEVLNSAFFNEITVRLPKPAAGVVEALAAKGILAGVPASRLFPKGGLDDLLMLAATETTTQADLDALEAGLKEVL; encoded by the coding sequence ATGCGCTATCTGCCGCTGACACCTGAAGACCGCAAAGACATGCTGGAGACGATCGGGGCACCCAGCGTGGACGCGCTGTTCGCCGACGTGCCCGAAGCGGCGCGGCTGAAAGGCCCCGTGGACCTGCCGCGCAGGGCCACCGAGCTGGAAGTGGAGCGCGCCTTCACCGCAATGGCGGGACGAAACCTGAGCGCCTCCACCGCGCCGTTCTTCGTGGGCGCGGGCGCTTACAAGCACCATGTGCCCGCGACGGTGGATCATCTGATCCAGCGCTCGGAGTTTCTGACCAGCTACACGCCCTACCAGCCTGAAATCAGCCAGGGCACGCTGCAGACGCTGTTCGAATTCCAGACCCAGGTGGCGCTGCTGACCGGGACCGATGTGGCCAATGCGTCCATGTATGACGGGTCCACAGCCTGCGCCGAGGCGGTGCTGATGGCCTGCCGCATCACCAAGCGCCAGCGCGCCGTGCTCAGCGGCAATCTGCATCCCCATTATGCAGAAGCCACGCGCACGCTGGCCAAATACATGGATATCGAGATCGAGGCGGCGGCACCGGTGCCCGGCGGGCTCGACGCGGTCAGCGACGCGCTGACCGACGATGTCGCCTGCGTGGTGGTGCAGAACCCGGACGTGTTCGGCCAGGTTCATGACCTGCGGCCGCTGGCCGAAGCCGCCCATGCCAAAGGTGCGCTGCTGATTGCCGTGTTCACAGAAGTGGTGTCGCTGGGCCTGATCGAAAGCCCCGGGGCCATGGGTGCCGACATCGTGGTGGGCGAGGGCCAGTCGCTGGGCGTGGGCCTGCAGTTTGGCGGGCCGTATGTGGGCCTGTTCGCCTGCCGCGACGACCGCAATTTCATCCGCAACCTGCCCGGCCGCCTGGCCGGTGAGACGGTGGATGCCGACGGGCGGCGCGGCTTTGTGCTGACCCTGTCAACGCGCGAGCAGCACATCCGGCGCGACAAGGCGACGTCGAATATCTGCACCAACTCCGGGCTGATGGCGCTGGCCTTTACCATCCACATGACGTTGCTGGGCGAGACGGGCCTGCGCACGCTGGCCCGTCTGAACCATGAGCGCGCGTGCGAGATGGCTGACCGGCTCGCCGCCCTGCCGGGCGTGGAGGTGCTCAACAGCGCCTTCTTCAACGAGATCACTGTCCGCCTGCCCAAACCCGCCGCGGGCGTCGTGGAGGCGCTGGCCGCCAAGGGGATACTGGCAGGCGTGCCCGCCAGCCGGTTGTTCCCCAAAGGCGGACTGGACGATCTTCTGATGCTGGCCGCGACCGAAACCACTACCCAAGCCGACCTCGACGCGCTCGAGGCGGGCCTGAAAGAGGTGCTGTAA
- the gcvPB gene encoding aminomethyl-transferring glycine dehydrogenase subunit GcvPB — translation MSMNAQGRPSRPLHAHDAGAYQDTFSGSRGLDQAEPLIFERGRVDVTGVDLPDPTGAPSRIGGLERKAEIGLPGLAEPETMRHYVRLSRKNYAIDLGLYPLGSCTMKHNPRLNEKMARLPGFGDIHPLQPQSTVQGALELIGELAHWLMVLTNTPCVAMSPKAGAHGELCGMMAIRAALDARGETGRRRVLVPESAHGTNPATAVQCGFFCDEIPADTTGRVDMEAFKAKLGPDVAAIMLTNPNTCGLFERDIKEIADLIHEAGGYFYCDGANFNAIVGRVRPGDLGIDAMHINLHKTFSTPHGGGGPGSGPTVFSQALAPFVPVPFVVREGETWHLVEHEHEAEGQPFGRMVAFHGQMGMFTRALSYMMSHGSDGLRQAAEDAVLNANYVLARLRHVMTAAFDGTCMHEALFDDRFLKGTGVSTLDFAKAMIDEGYHPMTMYFPLVVHGAMLIEPTETESKASLDRFCDTLEGLALAAKAGEAERFTAAPRHAPAKRLDETRAARSPVLRWSPPAQTPQAAE, via the coding sequence ATGAGCATGAACGCACAAGGCCGCCCCTCCCGTCCGCTCCACGCCCATGATGCGGGTGCGTATCAGGACACGTTCTCCGGCTCGCGCGGGTTGGACCAGGCCGAGCCGCTGATCTTTGAGCGCGGGCGTGTGGACGTGACGGGTGTGGATCTGCCCGACCCGACCGGCGCGCCATCGCGCATTGGCGGACTGGAGCGCAAGGCCGAGATTGGCCTGCCGGGTCTGGCCGAGCCTGAAACCATGCGCCATTACGTGCGGCTGAGCCGGAAGAATTACGCCATCGATCTGGGGCTTTATCCGCTGGGTTCGTGCACCATGAAGCACAATCCGCGCCTGAATGAGAAAATGGCGCGCCTGCCGGGCTTTGGCGATATCCACCCGCTGCAGCCCCAGTCCACAGTTCAGGGCGCGCTGGAGCTGATCGGTGAGCTGGCACACTGGCTGATGGTCCTGACCAACACGCCGTGCGTGGCGATGAGCCCGAAGGCCGGTGCCCATGGCGAGTTGTGCGGCATGATGGCGATCCGTGCGGCGCTGGACGCGCGCGGCGAAACCGGACGCCGGCGTGTGCTGGTGCCCGAAAGCGCCCATGGCACCAACCCGGCCACCGCCGTGCAGTGCGGCTTCTTCTGCGACGAGATTCCCGCCGACACTACGGGCCGCGTGGACATGGAGGCGTTCAAGGCCAAGCTGGGGCCTGACGTGGCCGCCATCATGCTGACCAATCCCAACACGTGCGGATTGTTCGAGCGCGATATCAAGGAAATCGCCGACCTGATCCATGAGGCGGGCGGGTATTTCTATTGCGACGGCGCGAACTTCAACGCCATCGTGGGCCGCGTGCGGCCGGGCGATCTGGGCATCGATGCGATGCACATCAATCTGCACAAGACCTTCTCGACTCCCCATGGCGGCGGCGGTCCGGGCTCGGGTCCCACCGTGTTTTCGCAGGCGCTCGCGCCCTTCGTGCCCGTGCCTTTCGTGGTGCGTGAGGGCGAAACCTGGCACCTGGTGGAGCACGAGCACGAAGCCGAGGGTCAGCCCTTCGGCCGCATGGTCGCCTTCCACGGCCAGATGGGCATGTTCACGCGGGCGCTGAGCTACATGATGAGCCACGGCTCGGACGGCCTCAGACAGGCCGCCGAGGATGCGGTATTGAACGCCAACTACGTGCTGGCGCGCCTGCGCCATGTGATGACGGCGGCGTTCGACGGTACCTGCATGCACGAAGCCCTGTTCGATGACCGCTTCCTGAAAGGCACGGGCGTGTCCACCCTGGATTTCGCCAAGGCGATGATCGACGAGGGCTATCACCCGATGACCATGTACTTCCCGCTGGTGGTCCACGGTGCCATGCTGATCGAGCCGACCGAAACCGAAAGCAAGGCCTCGCTGGACCGGTTTTGCGATACGCTGGAAGGACTTGCCCTGGCCGCCAAGGCCGGCGAGGCCGAGCGCTTCACCGCTGCGCCGCGCCATGCGCCGGCCAAGCGCCTGGACGAGACACGCGCTGCGCGCAGCCCGGTCCTGCGCTGGAGTCCGCCGGCGCAAACGCCGCAGGCGGCCGAGTAA
- a CDS encoding glutathione S-transferase translates to MTIILHHLGQSRSERIVWLLEELGTPYELVRHSRDPQTRLAPAALGDIHPLGKAPVLVFDDGRTLAETGAIAQYLLEKFDLANRLHPVPGSAAWPVFLEWMHASEGAVFLPFLMNAYLRPSGLMESPLGQFMAAERAKVLRHVEAHLKRHSWFAGEAFSAADCLMGFQLEAAEKAGVISEGSSVHDWLTRARARPAHQAMRQVTAQD, encoded by the coding sequence ATGACAATCATCCTGCACCATCTCGGTCAGTCGCGTTCCGAGCGCATTGTCTGGCTGCTGGAGGAGCTGGGGACCCCCTATGAGCTGGTCCGCCACAGCCGTGACCCGCAGACCCGTCTGGCACCCGCGGCGCTGGGGGATATCCATCCGCTGGGCAAGGCCCCGGTTCTGGTGTTCGACGATGGGCGCACGCTCGCCGAAACAGGTGCTATTGCGCAGTATTTACTGGAGAAATTCGATCTGGCGAACCGGCTTCATCCGGTTCCGGGCAGCGCGGCCTGGCCGGTATTTCTCGAATGGATGCACGCCAGCGAGGGCGCGGTCTTCCTGCCCTTCCTGATGAACGCGTATCTGCGCCCCAGCGGGCTGATGGAGAGCCCGCTGGGGCAGTTCATGGCGGCCGAGCGGGCCAAGGTGCTGCGCCATGTGGAGGCTCACCTCAAACGCCATAGCTGGTTTGCTGGCGAGGCGTTCAGCGCGGCGGACTGCCTGATGGGATTCCAGCTGGAAGCAGCAGAAAAAGCCGGTGTGATTTCAGAAGGTTCGTCCGTTCACGACTGGCTGACCCGCGCCCGCGCCCGGCCCGCCCACCAGGCGATGCGTCAGGTGACGGCGCAGGACTGA